From the genome of bacterium, one region includes:
- a CDS encoding UDP-N-acetylmuramate--L-alanine ligase, protein MFKSDIQNIHLVGIGGVGMCGIAEVLLNLGLKVSGSDVVNSEVIERLRLLGGKIYLGHSENNVEKADVIVVSTAIAKDNIEVIKAKELKIPVIPRAEMLGELMRLKKGIAISGAHGKTSTTSMISLILSKAGLDPTIVIGGKFNNLASNAKFGGGEYFVAEADESDGSFLNLLPIYAIVTNIDYEHLDYYQDLKEIKQTFISFINKVPFYGWVVLCLDDANIRSILPEIKRRYITYGLETDAQVKAINLVSKEFSSYFEVVYHGQNLGQIRINVPGRQYVNNSLAAIGMALELDISYEIIKKALSSYRSVERRFQIKGNVNGILIIDDYAHHPTEIKATLESASKSVKRRIIVVFQPHRFSRTKFLYQEFGKSFHLAHEVIVTDIYAAGEAPIEGVEASLIVEEIRKNGQDKVRYISNFEEIIRYLKKIAQPNDLIITLGAGNIYQVSSNLVKELKNKDVVLG, encoded by the coding sequence GTTAAAAGTCTCGGGATCTGATGTGGTTAATTCTGAAGTCATTGAAAGATTAAGACTTTTAGGAGGTAAAATTTACCTAGGTCATAGTGAGAATAATGTAGAAAAAGCTGATGTAATTGTTGTTTCTACGGCTATTGCCAAGGATAATATTGAGGTTATCAAAGCTAAAGAGTTAAAGATTCCAGTGATTCCTCGAGCCGAAATGTTAGGTGAACTGATGAGATTAAAAAAAGGAATAGCTATTTCAGGAGCTCACGGCAAAACCTCTACTACTTCTATGATTTCCTTAATATTAAGTAAAGCCGGACTTGATCCTACGATTGTGATTGGTGGAAAATTTAATAATTTAGCTAGTAATGCTAAGTTTGGAGGTGGAGAATACTTTGTAGCAGAAGCAGATGAAAGCGATGGAAGTTTTCTTAATCTTTTACCTATTTATGCTATCGTAACTAATATTGATTACGAACACTTAGACTACTATCAAGATCTAAAAGAGATAAAACAAACTTTTATTTCTTTTATTAATAAAGTTCCTTTTTATGGATGGGTAGTCTTATGTTTAGATGATGCCAATATTAGAAGTATTCTTCCCGAAATAAAACGGAGATATATTACTTATGGCTTAGAGACTGATGCTCAAGTTAAAGCTATTAACTTAGTCAGCAAGGAGTTTTCTTCTTATTTTGAAGTAGTCTATCATGGTCAAAATTTAGGTCAGATCAGGATTAATGTTCCCGGTCGGCAATATGTTAATAATTCCTTAGCTGCTATTGGTATGGCTCTTGAGTTAGATATAAGCTATGAAATTATAAAAAAAGCTCTTTCTAGTTATCGAAGTGTGGAGCGAAGATTTCAAATCAAAGGAAATGTAAATGGTATCTTAATTATAGATGATTATGCCCATCACCCTACGGAGATAAAAGCTACTTTAGAGTCAGCCTCTAAAAGTGTAAAACGACGTATTATTGTTGTTTTTCAACCTCATCGGTTTAGCCGCACTAAATTTTTATATCAAGAATTTGGAAAGTCTTTTCACTTAGCTCATGAAGTAATTGTTACTGATATTTATGCGGCTGGTGAAGCTCCGATAGAAGGAGTTGAGGCTTCTTTAATTGTAGAAGAGATCAGAAAAAATGGTCAAGACAAGGTAAGGTATATTTCTAATTTTGAAGAAATTATTAGATATTTAAAGAAAATAGCTCAGCCTAATGATTTAATTATCACCTTAGGAGCAGGTAATATTTATCAAGTAAGTAGTAATTTAGTTAAAGAATTAAAGAATAAGGATGTTGTTTTAGGATGA